In Streptomyces sclerotialus, one genomic interval encodes:
- a CDS encoding LLM class flavin-dependent oxidoreductase: MSTGERTDGRRPLVGVLLPTREAAINGDHTVAPLLDFAREAERLGYDSVWTGDSLLARPRLDPVVVLAAAAAVTTRVTLGTAAFTAALRHPLLGAHQLASLDRAAAGRLIAGLGAGFPVPETAAEFAAVDVAYTGRFARLDATVRRWREVWRGGAPAADGPPGSFGRLPTPSSPAGPPLWLAGSDTPRVLARTAELYDGWLPFLPDAGAYARAWERIGELAAERGRPADAVTPGLYATVAVDPDRAAARKQLDAYTQAYYGRSLEQMAEFQAFGYGSAQECAEWLGGYVRAGARHVILRIGSLDPGAQRDQLAEAARELVPALHAGT, from the coding sequence ATGAGCACCGGGGAACGGACGGACGGACGGCGGCCGCTGGTCGGTGTCCTGCTGCCGACGCGGGAGGCGGCGATCAACGGTGACCACACCGTGGCACCGCTGCTGGACTTCGCCCGCGAGGCGGAACGGCTCGGTTACGACTCGGTGTGGACGGGGGACTCGCTGCTGGCCCGGCCCCGACTGGACCCGGTGGTGGTACTGGCCGCGGCGGCGGCCGTCACCACCCGGGTCACGCTGGGCACGGCGGCCTTCACCGCGGCCCTGCGGCACCCACTGCTCGGCGCGCACCAGCTGGCGAGCCTGGACCGGGCGGCCGCGGGGCGTCTGATCGCCGGGCTCGGCGCGGGCTTCCCGGTGCCGGAGACGGCCGCGGAGTTCGCCGCGGTGGACGTGGCGTACACCGGGCGCTTCGCGCGGCTGGACGCGACGGTCCGGCGGTGGCGGGAGGTGTGGCGCGGCGGCGCGCCGGCCGCTGACGGGCCGCCCGGTTCCTTCGGCCGGCTGCCCACCCCGTCCTCGCCCGCCGGTCCCCCGCTCTGGCTGGCGGGCAGCGACACCCCGCGGGTGCTGGCGCGGACGGCGGAACTGTACGACGGATGGCTGCCGTTCCTGCCGGACGCGGGCGCCTACGCACGGGCCTGGGAGCGGATCGGTGAGCTGGCCGCTGAGCGGGGGCGCCCGGCGGACGCCGTCACGCCGGGCCTGTACGCGACGGTGGCGGTCGATCCGGACCGGGCTGCGGCGCGCAAGCAGCTGGACGCCTACACCCAGGCGTACTACGGGCGCTCGCTGGAGCAGATGGCGGAGTTCCAGGCGTTCGGGTACGGCAGCGCGCAGGAGTGCGCGGAGTGGCTCGGCGGGTACGTGCGGGCCGGTGCGCGCCATGTGATCCTGCGCATCGGGTCGCTGGACCCGGGGGCGCAGCGTGATCAGCTGGCCGAGGCGGCGCGGGAACTGGTGCCCGCGCTGCACGCGGGCACCTGA
- a CDS encoding long-chain-fatty-acid--CoA ligase gives MQDDTLVRARRTVRPRTLDAVAARQAADRAGHPAVLCEGRTLTYGQLHQESDRTAHALRAAGLGPGSRVAYLGKESEHFYEIALACAKSGAVLVPVNWRLTREEIAHILRDSGTELLFAERERLAVAGELGAVLPELCAVVPLDSAEGRGSGFLAWKAGRPSGGRLSGPAPAPDDAVAQIYTSGTTGLPKGVVLAHRAFFGVDEALVRHGCDWVDWRPGDRCLIGMPGFHIGGLSYAMQGFVAGATMVSMPAFVPGDVLRQIGELGITQGLLTPAMLQMLLAEPGAGPAAFRSVRKVVYGGAPISEPLLRRCLETMGCEFAQIYGSTETGNFAACLPPGDHVPGSPRLAAAGRAYPGIDLRITGEDGRELPPGAVGEVWVRSPARMLGYHRQPAATRETVRDGWVRMGDAGRLDADGYLFLSDRIDDTVIIGGENVYPTEIEHALAAHPAVAEAAVVGVPDERWGEALHAYVVLRPDGRATPRELMRFLRGRLADFKIPAVYEFLAELPRNPNGKVLRRALRDPLWQGRERKVN, from the coding sequence ATGCAGGACGACACGCTCGTACGTGCCCGGCGGACGGTCCGGCCGCGGACGCTGGACGCGGTCGCGGCCCGGCAGGCCGCCGACCGCGCCGGCCACCCGGCGGTGCTGTGCGAGGGCCGGACGCTCACGTACGGACAGCTCCACCAGGAGAGCGACCGCACCGCGCACGCGCTGCGCGCGGCCGGCCTCGGTCCGGGCTCCCGGGTGGCCTACCTCGGCAAGGAGTCCGAGCACTTCTACGAGATCGCGCTGGCCTGCGCCAAGAGCGGCGCCGTGCTGGTGCCGGTCAACTGGCGGCTGACCCGTGAGGAGATCGCGCACATCCTGCGCGACTCCGGCACCGAGCTGCTCTTCGCCGAGCGCGAGCGGCTGGCCGTCGCCGGGGAGCTCGGCGCGGTCCTGCCGGAGCTGTGTGCGGTGGTGCCACTGGACTCCGCCGAGGGCCGCGGCTCGGGCTTCCTGGCCTGGAAGGCCGGCCGCCCGTCCGGCGGTCGCCTGTCCGGCCCCGCGCCCGCCCCCGACGACGCCGTGGCACAGATCTACACCAGCGGCACCACGGGGCTGCCCAAGGGCGTGGTACTGGCCCACCGCGCCTTCTTCGGCGTCGACGAGGCGCTGGTGCGGCACGGCTGCGACTGGGTGGACTGGCGGCCGGGTGACCGGTGCCTGATCGGCATGCCGGGCTTCCACATCGGCGGCCTGTCCTACGCGATGCAGGGCTTCGTCGCGGGGGCCACGATGGTCAGCATGCCGGCGTTCGTCCCCGGTGACGTGCTCCGGCAGATCGGCGAACTCGGCATCACCCAGGGCCTGCTGACGCCCGCCATGCTCCAGATGCTGCTGGCCGAGCCGGGCGCCGGGCCCGCCGCCTTCCGCTCCGTACGGAAGGTGGTCTACGGCGGCGCGCCGATCTCCGAACCGCTCCTGCGGCGCTGTCTGGAGACGATGGGCTGCGAGTTCGCGCAGATCTACGGCAGCACCGAGACGGGGAACTTCGCGGCCTGCCTGCCGCCCGGTGACCACGTGCCCGGCAGTCCGCGGCTGGCGGCGGCCGGGCGGGCCTACCCCGGCATCGACCTGCGGATCACCGGGGAGGACGGCCGGGAGCTGCCGCCCGGTGCCGTCGGCGAGGTCTGGGTCCGCAGCCCCGCGCGCATGCTGGGCTATCACCGGCAGCCTGCGGCCACCCGCGAGACGGTACGGGACGGCTGGGTCCGCATGGGGGACGCGGGCCGGCTCGACGCCGACGGCTATCTCTTCCTCAGCGACCGGATCGACGACACGGTCATCATCGGCGGCGAGAACGTCTATCCGACCGAGATCGAGCACGCGCTCGCCGCGCATCCCGCGGTGGCCGAGGCGGCCGTCGTGGGCGTGCCGGACGAACGCTGGGGCGAGGCCCTGCACGCGTACGTCGTGCTGCGGCCGGACGGCCGGGCCACCCCGCGTGAGCTGATGCGGTTCCTGCGGGGCCGGCTCGCCGACTTCAAGATCCCCGCGGTCTACGAGTTCCTGGCCGAGCTGCCGCGCAACCCCAACGGCAAGGTGCTGCGCCGTGCCCTGCGGGACCCGCTGTGGCAGGGCCGGGAACGCAAGGTCAATTGA